The following are encoded in a window of Amaranthus tricolor cultivar Red isolate AtriRed21 chromosome 2, ASM2621246v1, whole genome shotgun sequence genomic DNA:
- the LOC130805908 gene encoding splicing factor SF3a60 homolog: MSSTLLEVTRGSHEEVERLERLIVKEFQNEPASSKDRLYQSHRVRFMIDHIVSNTDKLVEIYEDKDNARKDEIAALGGQTATGTNVFSAFYDRLKEIREYHRRHPSARVVDAGEEYEQMFKEDPVLDFSGEEGFGRYLDLHEFYNRYVNSKFGEPMEYTAYVEVFSQLHKIPRKRKMTRQYREYITELLEYLIFFLERTEPLQDLDRIFSKVVAEFEEQWENGEVEGWKNEGRENGHVSQDNIIDLDYYSTVEELMEVGPEKLKEALAALGLKTGGTVLQRAERLFLTKSTPLEKLDKKHFAKPPRGLEQNGNGNVQFQKQDVKELALVEAKIKKLSELLEEIIIRTKENAVKKQGMTWEELQQEQEEEDVQGDTESDEEDQPIYNPLKLPLGWDGKPIPYWLYKLHGLGQEFKCEICGNHSYWGRRAFERHFKEWRHQHGMRCLGIPNTKNFNEITSIQDAKNLWEKIQQRQGLNKWRPDLEEEYEDQEGNIYNKKTFTDLQRQGLI; encoded by the exons ATGTCGTCGACACTTCTTGAAGTAACTCGAGGTTCTCATGAAGAAGTCGAAAGATTAGAGCGTTTAATTGTTAAAGAGTTTCAGAATGAACCCGCTTCTTCTAAAGATCGTCTTTATCAAAGCCATCGTGTTCGTTTTATGATTGATCACATCGTCTCTAACACTGATAAGCTC GTTGAGATTTATGAAGATAAGGATAATGCTCGAAAAGATGAAATTGCGGCACTTGGTGGACAGACTGCAACTGGTACTAATGTGTTTAGTGCATTTTATGACAGAttgaaagag ATTCGGGAGTACCACAGGCGGCATCCATCTGCCCGTGTCGTTGATGCTGGGGAAGAATATGAGCAGATGTTCAAGGAGGATCCTGTGCTTGATTTCAGTGGAGAG GAAGGATTTGGCCGATACTTAGATCTGCATGAATTCTACAATAGGTATGTTAATTCAAAATTTGGCGAACCAATGGAATACACGGCTTACGTGGAGGTATTCTCACAGCTACACAAGATTCCTCGCAAACGAAAGATGACTAG GCAGTACAGGGAGTATATTACTGAGCTTCTGGAGTATCTGATCTTTTTCTTAGAGAGAACTGAGCCTTTACAAGACCTGGATAGAATTTTCTCGAAG GTAGTAGCTGAATTTGAAGAGCAATGGGAGAATGGAGAAGTAGAGGGATGGAAGAATGAGGGACGAGAGAATGGACATGTTTCTCAGGATAACATTATTGATCTTGATTATTATAGTACAGTGGAAGAGCTTATGGAAGTGGGGCCTGAGAAGTTGAAAGAG GCCTTGGCTGCTCTTGGACTCAAGACAGGTGGAACTGTTCTACAGAGAGCAGAGAGGCTATTCCTCACTAAG AGCACTCCTCTTGAAAAGTTGGATAAAAAGCACTTTGCTAAACCTCCACGTGGTTTAGAACAGAATGGCAATGGTAATGTGCAATTTCAGAAGCAAGATGTCAAGGAACTAGCTTTAGTAGAGGCCAAAATCAAAAAGCTCAGTGAACTTCTTGAAGAG ATCATAATCCGAACCAAAGAAAACGCAGTGAAGAAACAGGGGATGACCTGGGAGGAGTTACAACAGGAGCAGGAAGAG GAAGATGTACAAGGTGATACTGAAAGTGACGAAGAAGACCAACCAATATACAATCCTCTTAAGTTGCCTCTTGGTTGGGATGGGAAGCCTATACCGTATTGGTTGTATAAGCTCCATGGTCTTGGACAG GAGTTCAAGTGTGAAATTTGTGGGAACCATAGTTACTGGGGTCGTAGAGCTTTTGAGAGGCATTTTAAAGAATGGCGTCACCAACATGGAATGCGCTGTCTTGGTATTCCAAACACAAAGAACTTCAATGAAATTACTTCTATTCAG gatgCTAAGAATCTCTGGGAGAAAATTCAACAGAGACAAGGATTGAACAAGTGGCGACCCGACCTTGAAGAGGAATATGAAGACCAGGAGGGAAACATCTATAATAAGAAGACGTTTACCGATCTACAGCGCCAGGGGTTGATTTAA
- the LOC130805925 gene encoding uncharacterized protein LOC130805925 has translation MWKSILGRDDDEDRDEDFFNNQTNDGQNHCALSYTKRLYGFAACLISGLLFIFLSMVVFIKPIKFALLFTFGNMLAVGSTAFLIGLVEQLRKMFDPIRIYATAVYLGCAVLALICAVLIHSKILTILAMICEICALIWYSLTYIPFARRVVSDVMIRHFDTEI, from the exons ATGTGGAAATCCATTTTAGGGAGAGACGATGATGAAGATAGAGATGAAGATTTCTTCAACAACCAAACCAATGATGGTCAAAACCACTGCGCTCTCTCCTACACCAAG AGACTGTATGGGTTTGCTGCTTGTTTGATCTCTGGCCTTCTGTTCATATTTCTT TCAATGGTGGTCTTCATAAAACCTATCAAGTTTGCGCTTCTTTTTACGTTTGGGAATATGTTGGCTGTTGGAAG TACAGCCTTCCTCATTGGACTGGTTGAGCAACTAAGAAAGATGTTTGATCCTATCCGCATTTATGCAACTGCAGTATACCTGGGTTGTGCCGTTTTGGCTCTTATATGTGCTGTTTTG ATCCACAGCAAGATTTTGACCATACTTGCTATGATATGTGAAATATGTGCTCTCATTTG GTACAGTCTAACCTATATCCCTTTCGCCAGACGAGTAGTTTCCGATGTGATGATCCGTCACTTTGACACCGAAATTTAG